In Streptomyces sp. NBC_00306, a single genomic region encodes these proteins:
- a CDS encoding SMI1/KNR4 family protein: MWKEAAAGASPDLEFRAPVDAAALAEAERRLGRSLPGQLTALLKETNGVADGYGTDIVWSLDRVVEHNLQFWSPDTFPGLYMPFDPLLFFGDNGGGDQFAFVLTPERPDIFVWDHENDSRLWAARELKDYLHRSLLGEGDWYR, translated from the coding sequence TCGAGTTCCGGGCACCCGTTGACGCGGCAGCGCTGGCTGAGGCGGAGCGGCGCCTTGGCCGGAGCTTGCCCGGGCAACTGACTGCCCTACTGAAGGAGACCAACGGGGTAGCCGACGGGTACGGAACTGACATCGTCTGGTCCCTGGACCGGGTCGTGGAGCACAACCTTCAGTTCTGGTCCCCCGACACGTTTCCGGGCCTGTACATGCCCTTCGATCCACTGCTGTTCTTCGGCGACAACGGCGGCGGCGACCAGTTCGCCTTCGTGCTCACGCCCGAGCGTCCGGACATTTTCGTCTGGGACCACGAGAATGACAGCCGGCTTTGGGCCGCGCGAGAGTTGAAGGACTACCTGCACCGCTCCCTCCTGGGAGAAGGCGACTGGTATCGGTAG